One Myotis daubentonii chromosome 3, mMyoDau2.1, whole genome shotgun sequence genomic window carries:
- the LOC132231489 gene encoding CAMPATH-1 antigen-like → MRLALPFITWDKSVGQPSQKEPADSPVLISKSCYQDPPKMKGFYFLLFTISFLIMIQIQSGILQNISAPTTSTASSAATTSTAATTSTTRATTTTFGTKKIKGGAPALSSLGSGGVLIFLTNTLLQLLHLS, encoded by the exons ATGAGACTAGCTCTACCATTTATTACGTGGGACAAGTCAGTGGGACAA CCCAGCCAAAAGGAGCCTGCAGACAGCCCCGTGCTCATTTCCAAAAGCTGCTACCAAGATCCTCCCAAGATGAAGGGCTTCTACTTCCTCCTATTCACCATCAGCTTCCTGATTATGATTCAG ATACAAAGTGGAATCTTGCAAAACATTTCCGCACCTACCACTTCCACCGCCTCCTCCGCCGCCACCACCTCCACCGCCGCCACCACCTCCACTACCAGggctaccaccaccaccttcGGCACCAAGAAAATCAAGGGCGGGGCCCCAGCACTCAGCAGCCTGGGCAGTGGCGGTGTCCTTATCTTCTTGACCAacaccctcctccagctcctccaccTCAGCTGA